One stretch of Tepidibacter hydrothermalis DNA includes these proteins:
- a CDS encoding MATE family efflux transporter has translation MKDLTTGNEVKVIFKFTIPILIGNMFQQLYNTIDSIIVGNFLGKNALASVSASFNIMLVILLIVMGLTLGTNILIAKYYGAKDIEKVKKAIDTAYVFSFILSILITSLGLLTSNSILVFFKVPAVIVPTAKIYLHILLIGTTSSFCYNTISSILRGIGDSKTPLYFLIFSTVLNIILDLIFIITFKLGVFGAGLATVISQTVSFIGSFIYLNRIYPEFRFNIRNIDFDKDIFRLSLKIGMPCALQKLLITGGFIVIQILINGYGPNSMAAFAAAGKLDAFAQMPAMNLGDALSTFTAQNLGANKHDRVKKGYLSTLIISSIVCTFITILIISFSHPLMSLFVSDKSVIKIGVSYLNVVALCYIIYSAMVITNGVLIGEGNSLIPMLSTALSLWCVQIPVSLFLTNKFGISGIWLGIPIGWMAGFALRFSYYIWENRKTKTGHIKVNF, from the coding sequence ATGAAAGATTTAACTACAGGAAATGAAGTAAAAGTTATATTTAAATTTACAATACCAATACTTATAGGTAATATGTTTCAACAATTATACAATACAATAGACAGTATTATAGTAGGTAACTTCTTAGGTAAAAATGCTTTAGCATCAGTTAGTGCTAGCTTTAATATTATGCTTGTAATTTTACTAATCGTTATGGGGTTAACTTTAGGTACGAATATTCTTATAGCTAAATATTATGGTGCAAAAGATATTGAAAAAGTAAAAAAGGCTATAGATACAGCTTATGTGTTTTCATTTATACTATCTATACTAATTACTTCATTAGGGCTTTTAACTAGTAATTCTATCTTAGTTTTTTTCAAAGTCCCAGCAGTAATAGTTCCTACAGCTAAAATTTATCTTCATATTCTTTTGATTGGAACAACTTCTTCATTTTGTTACAACACTATTAGTAGTATTTTAAGAGGTATTGGAGATTCAAAAACTCCTCTATATTTTCTAATATTCTCAACTGTATTAAATATAATTTTAGATTTAATATTTATTATAACTTTTAAGTTAGGTGTCTTTGGAGCGGGACTTGCTACAGTAATATCTCAAACGGTTTCATTTATAGGTAGCTTCATTTATTTAAATAGAATTTATCCTGAGTTCAGATTTAATATTAGAAATATAGATTTTGATAAGGATATATTTAGATTAAGTTTAAAAATAGGAATGCCTTGTGCTTTACAAAAATTATTAATAACTGGTGGTTTTATAGTTATTCAAATTTTGATAAATGGTTATGGACCAAATTCCATGGCCGCATTTGCTGCTGCCGGAAAACTAGATGCATTTGCTCAAATGCCAGCGATGAATTTAGGTGATGCCCTCTCAACATTTACAGCACAAAATCTAGGTGCTAATAAACATGATAGAGTAAAAAAAGGATATCTATCTACTTTAATAATCAGTTCTATTGTTTGTACTTTTATAACTATACTGATTATAAGTTTTTCACATCCTTTAATGAGCCTGTTTGTAAGTGATAAATCTGTTATTAAAATAGGTGTAAGCTACCTTAATGTAGTTGCTTTATGTTATATTATTTATTCAGCTATGGTTATTACTAATGGAGTTTTAATAGGTGAAGGTAATTCACTTATTCCAATGCTTTCAACTGCACTTTCCCTATGGTGTGTTCAAATACCCGTATCATTATTTTTAACTAATAAATTTGGAATCAGTGGTATATGGCTTGGTATTCCTATTGGTTGGATGGCTGGGTTTGCATTAAGATTTTCATATTATATTTGGGAAAATAGAAAAACAAAAACTGGTCATATCAAAGTCAATTTTTAA
- a CDS encoding ASKHA domain-containing protein, which produces MNYLNINGTDEKYEFKVGNTLLNILHENNIGIEIPCGGKGTCGKCKIKIVTGEINDKTDEEVNHLTKCELEEGIRLACLVIPKGDLTVELLQKKDLKHSILTEGYMPDIKINPLISKKVYNITKPTLENNISYEDILKDISNNSLHINNPILLRKLPKAFEQDQITAVYSDEELIGIEYKDTSKSIFGLSIDIGTTTVVGSLVDLSTGKEIDVESEINPQKEYGLDVLSRIHFIKNNSDGLEILHNLIIKCINKLILKLCNKNDVCSENIHEVAVAANATMMHILLKVNPVSIGKSPYSPIFSSSKTISASSLGINISSFGVIYCLPGVSSYIGSDIVAGAVVSELSKTDKNILFIDIGTNGEIVLSKKGKLSSCSCAAGPALEGMNISCGMRAQDGAIEGVNIDESGIELKVIGNTDPIGICGSGIIEVISEIVRLNLMGKTGRLKKKDDLKKDEKLKEIAKFVVEENKKRKFLINSKPKEIYITQSDIRQVQLAKGAILSGFYALLELMEIDMNDLDEIIIAGQFGKHLSIDSLVGVGIVPEKLREKIRYIGNSSKTGALMCLISKEAREDMEKTSREINYFELSTKEGYERLFTSCLNFY; this is translated from the coding sequence ATGAACTACTTAAATATTAATGGAACTGACGAAAAATATGAATTTAAAGTAGGAAACACACTTTTAAATATATTACATGAAAATAATATAGGAATTGAAATTCCGTGTGGTGGAAAAGGAACCTGTGGAAAATGTAAAATTAAAATTGTAACGGGAGAAATTAATGATAAAACTGATGAGGAAGTCAATCACTTAACTAAATGTGAATTAGAAGAGGGAATAAGATTGGCTTGCCTAGTAATACCTAAAGGTGATTTAACAGTAGAACTATTACAAAAAAAAGACCTAAAGCATAGTATTTTGACAGAGGGATATATGCCTGATATTAAAATTAATCCTTTGATTTCTAAAAAGGTTTACAATATTACCAAACCAACTTTAGAAAATAATATATCGTATGAAGATATATTAAAAGATATATCAAACAATTCATTACATATAAATAATCCTATATTATTAAGGAAACTACCAAAAGCTTTTGAACAAGATCAAATAACAGCAGTTTATAGTGATGAAGAACTTATAGGAATTGAATATAAGGATACAAGTAAAAGTATATTTGGATTATCTATTGATATAGGAACTACTACGGTTGTAGGTTCATTAGTTGATTTAAGTACAGGAAAAGAAATAGACGTTGAAAGTGAAATAAACCCTCAAAAAGAATATGGATTAGATGTGCTTTCTCGAATTCATTTCATAAAAAATAATTCAGATGGATTAGAAATTTTACATAACTTGATTATAAAGTGCATTAATAAATTAATCTTAAAATTGTGTAATAAAAATGATGTATGCAGTGAAAATATTCATGAAGTAGCTGTTGCTGCAAATGCTACTATGATGCATATATTGCTTAAAGTAAATCCTGTTTCTATAGGTAAATCACCTTATTCTCCTATTTTTTCATCAAGTAAAACTATATCAGCATCTTCGTTAGGAATAAATATATCTTCATTTGGAGTAATATATTGTTTGCCAGGAGTATCTAGCTATATAGGTTCTGATATTGTAGCAGGAGCAGTTGTTTCTGAGTTATCTAAAACAGATAAGAATATTTTATTTATAGATATAGGAACAAATGGAGAAATAGTTTTATCAAAGAAAGGAAAATTATCTTCATGCTCTTGTGCAGCAGGCCCTGCTTTAGAAGGGATGAATATAAGCTGTGGGATGAGAGCTCAAGATGGAGCAATTGAAGGTGTTAACATAGATGAAAGTGGAATTGAATTAAAGGTAATTGGAAATACAGATCCTATAGGTATTTGTGGAAGTGGAATTATAGAAGTTATTTCAGAAATAGTAAGACTTAATCTTATGGGTAAAACGGGACGATTGAAGAAGAAAGATGATCTTAAGAAGGATGAAAAATTAAAAGAGATAGCAAAGTTTGTAGTTGAAGAAAATAAAAAAAGAAAATTTCTAATTAATTCAAAACCAAAAGAAATATATATTACACAGTCAGATATTCGCCAAGTTCAATTAGCTAAAGGGGCAATACTATCAGGATTTTACGCATTACTTGAATTAATGGAAATTGATATGAATGATTTAGATGAAATAATTATTGCAGGACAATTTGGAAAACACTTAAGTATAGATAGTTTAGTAGGAGTTGGTATTGTTCCAGAAAAGTTAAGAGAAAAGATTAGATATATTGGAAATTCTTCAAAAACAGGAGCGCTTATGTGTTTGATTTCTAAAGAGGCTAGAGAAGATATGGAAAAAACATCAAGAGAGATAAATTACTTTGAACTATCTACAAAAGAAGGATATGAAAGATTGTTTACAAGTTGCTTGAATTTTTATTAA
- a CDS encoding uroporphyrinogen decarboxylase family protein yields the protein MNEKIKFECKSDELEQIPKEIIDSTELQFPKAHVDMDSMVNLSEKLKEYRKDTVCRIPFCVTVESEAMGAKINLGNEKNGPRVSEYMFDTIEELGNIKEIDLNKGRIRTVLDSVEQLRNQNEIVSLNVEGPFTIISSLIDQRSFYKGIRKNKEIIDNCIKVVEDSIVKYILEGIKRGANIISYADPCGSIDIVGPKIYKEISGKSTYKILKRVEDRLEDSIIHICGKTSIGLQKLDFIEACSMNHNENCTYGDAICGLLKDKEINIIGHNCIKKTNLKTKNPKVWIIKLIK from the coding sequence ATGAATGAAAAGATTAAATTTGAATGTAAAAGTGATGAATTAGAACAAATACCAAAAGAAATAATAGATAGTACAGAATTACAATTCCCTAAAGCACATGTAGATATGGATAGTATGGTTAATTTATCTGAAAAATTAAAAGAATATAGAAAAGATACTGTTTGTAGAATTCCATTTTGTGTTACTGTTGAATCTGAGGCCATGGGAGCTAAAATAAATCTTGGAAATGAAAAAAATGGACCAAGAGTTAGTGAATATATGTTTGATACTATTGAAGAATTAGGAAACATTAAAGAAATAGATTTAAACAAGGGAAGAATAAGAACAGTATTAGATTCTGTTGAACAATTAAGAAATCAAAATGAAATAGTATCTTTAAATGTTGAAGGTCCTTTTACAATAATATCTTCATTAATAGATCAAAGAAGTTTTTATAAAGGGATAAGAAAAAATAAAGAAATAATAGATAACTGTATAAAGGTAGTAGAAGATAGTATCGTAAAATACATATTAGAAGGTATCAAAAGAGGAGCGAATATAATATCATATGCTGATCCTTGTGGATCTATAGATATAGTTGGACCAAAAATATATAAAGAAATAAGTGGAAAGAGTACATATAAGATATTAAAACGAGTAGAAGATAGACTAGAAGATTCTATAATACATATTTGTGGAAAAACTTCTATAGGTCTTCAAAAATTAGATTTTATTGAGGCTTGTAGTATGAATCACAATGAAAATTGTACATATGGTGATGCTATATGTGGTTTGTTAAAAGATAAAGAAATAAATATTATAGGACACAACTGTATTAAGAAAACAAATTTAAAAACGAAAAATCCTAAAGTATGGATTATAAAATTAATAAAATAA
- a CDS encoding CobW family GTP-binding protein, with protein MIKVDIVSGFLGAGKTTFIKKILELYKDKKVVLIENEFGEVGIDGDLIKKDGFEVIELQSGCICCSIKTNFIDSINKIIKDINPEYIIVEPTGIGLLSDIIGIFKNEDLNKICSINSLITVVDSMNYIDMIEDLGYFFEDQIINASTLILSKSQFLEEKEVEAIIKSLKKLNKNAYILNKNWDNLSIEDVKNILNNDDLSDLDELYHFENYSEMMKDMTSVSIKVHKKYSKEEISEILDKLNKIEYGIVLRGKGYLNSDEGNIEFNYVNGNFTVQKSEVKSDGKLCIIGKNLDKNEINNLFS; from the coding sequence ATGATAAAGGTTGATATTGTATCTGGATTTTTAGGAGCTGGAAAGACAACGTTTATAAAAAAGATTTTAGAACTATATAAAGATAAAAAAGTTGTTTTAATAGAGAATGAGTTTGGAGAAGTAGGAATAGATGGAGATTTAATAAAAAAAGATGGATTTGAAGTTATAGAACTTCAAAGTGGATGTATTTGTTGTAGTATAAAAACTAATTTTATAGATTCTATAAATAAAATAATTAAAGATATAAATCCTGAATATATTATTGTTGAGCCAACAGGTATAGGCCTGTTAAGCGATATAATAGGAATATTTAAGAATGAAGATTTAAATAAAATATGTAGTATAAATTCACTAATTACTGTAGTTGATAGTATGAATTATATTGATATGATTGAGGATTTAGGATATTTTTTTGAAGATCAGATTATAAATGCTTCAACTTTAATACTAAGCAAAAGTCAATTTTTAGAAGAGAAAGAAGTAGAGGCTATTATTAAATCTTTAAAAAAACTAAATAAAAACGCTTATATTTTAAATAAAAACTGGGATAATTTATCTATTGAAGATGTTAAAAATATTTTAAATAATGATGATTTATCAGATTTAGACGAGTTGTACCACTTTGAAAATTATAGTGAAATGATGAAGGATATGACTAGTGTTTCAATAAAAGTACATAAAAAATATAGTAAAGAAGAAATATCAGAAATATTAGATAAGCTAAATAAAATAGAATATGGAATAGTATTAAGAGGAAAAGGATACTTGAACAGTGATGAAGGAAATATAGAATTTAATTATGTAAATGGTAATTTCACAGTACAAAAGAGTGAAGTGAAGAGTGATGGAAAACTGTGTATTATAGGAAAAAACTTAGATAAGAATGAAATAAATAATCTTTTTAGTTAA